The genomic interval CATCAGCTGGTTTTCCTACCTCTGGTGGAGCACCTTATGGGCAAATTAAAGTAAACTCCAGAGCAATCGGCAACCAGCCACAATCTACTGTAGCAACAATCCTGGCACATGAACTTGGACATTGTATTGGTTTCCGTCATACTGATTATATGAACAGAAGCTATAGCTGTGGTGGACAAGCAGTAAATGAAGGTGCTAGTTCGGTAGGAGCAATCCAGATTCCTGGTACACCTTCCGGCCCGGATGCAGGTTCCTGGATGCTATCTTGTATTGGTTCTGGTCAGAACAGGCCTTTTAATAATAATGATAGAACAGCCTTAAATTATTTGTATTAGTTCTCTAGTGATATTATTGTTGCTGATAAACCCGTATGCGTTTTAAACTCTTGCGGGTTTATCGTTTTAAAGAACTACAACTCTGGTTTTCAGTACCTCTCCGCTTGGGGTAAGAATATGTACAATATAAGTACCTCTGGGCAACTGATTAGTAGAAATCTCTTTAATTTCGCCAATTTCAGATATTGTTAACATCCGCTTGCCGGATAAATCAAAAAAGGTAACCTGGATCGCATCATTCTCGCTGACAGCAATGTTCAAAGGCTGGCCGTGCGTAACCGGATTTGGAAAGATCAGTACTTCTCTGGAACGGATATAATATACAGCGACCTCCTGGCTGTAATAGGTTTGATTGTTTACATTTTCCACCCGGATTCTGTACACATTTCTTCCCAAACCTGGAGCTGGGTCAGCCAGTTCATAGTTCAGATTTGTAACTGGTGAAATAGTCTGAATGGTTTTAAAAGCCCCATTCTCCCAACGTTCTACAAATAAGGTTTGCAGCCTGTACACTGAACTTAAAGCTAGATCAAGCAATACATTTTCTGTAACCAATTCTTTGGCAAGTAACGAACGGATGTAACAGCCTGGCCCCTGTATTCGGATATCCACTATATAACTCCGGCCGATAGGAAACGTATCTTTCCATGGAACAATGACAAAATATGGATTTTCTGTTTGTGCTTTCGTTAATAATACCAGCGTATCGTTCACTAGCATAAAAGGTTCCAGGTACTTTTCTCCCAATTGATATAACTGGTAATGAGTAGCTCCTTTCACCGCCGGCCACTGCAATAATACCTCGTTCTCACAATTATAACCCACTGCCAGATCCGGGATCTGTTCTACTGTAAATGTATCAGATAGTATTTCCTGGGTATCGAAGGTCAGCCGGAATTGTCCTTGGATTAAGCTGTCTGGAGGCATCCATTCGTAAAACGACTGGGAAAGATCAACCTGGCTGATAGTTTGCCACTCATTGCTGGATGTACTCCGGAAAGAAAGGGTAGCTTCAACAGGTAAGTCTTTCCATTGCCAGCGGATAAACATAGTTTTACCAGCTTGTATTTTTTCATGGGTTACAGGATATAACCATTCAAAATCTGGGTTCCATTCGTAAGCTAGGCTAAATTCCTGCAAACCGGAGGTAATATTGTATCCCTCTACTTGCACTGTATACTCTCCAGCCTCAGGATCTACGATAGAAATCTGTTCTATAGTATTGAGATGATCAGCACCTCTTTTAGCAGGCTGAAGCAGAGAATCCGGATGTGGAAAATGGTTCAATACCCAGGGTAGCCAGCTTTTGCCGGAAGGCTGATGAAAAACTTGAACCTCCAGATCGTTTACCAGGGCTTTGGCTGCATTAGGTTGTGCCTCTATATCATGCCAGGTGAGCGTAATTTTAAGCTCATGTATTCCGGCAGGCACTTGTATGGTAAATTGTTGTTTATCTCCATTAGTTATGGCACCCTGTTTAAATCGTTCTTCTTTTACGGTGCGAATGGCACCCAGTGCATCTGCCTGTCCAAAACCAGTTTCAAAATCGATTCCTGGCCTGCCTGCCTCATTGGCACTGTTGAGCAGGATCGCTTTTACCAGCGCAGCAGGAGGGAGGGTGCCATTTTTTTCCAGGTAGCTTTGCTGAACAAGTGCACTGATGCCCGAAACCATTGCCGCTGCTTCTGAAGTTCCTCCATCGCCATAGGCCACCAGTTCCGGTTTGATACGCCCATCATAGGCTGGTCCTCTGGAACTTAATTCTTCTAATTGCCCAGATGGATCAGTGCCACCTACACTCAAGGTATTTTTCGACATTTTAAACTGACCAGTCAGGTTGGCCACACCTGGAATCGTAGCATAATTGCCGATAGTGCTTGTACCAGTGCCTTCATTTCCGGATGAAAATACATGCAGAATCTGGGGAAACTGACGGGTTTGCTGGTCGTACGCATAGGCTTCCAGTCCATAATAATTTTCTATGGTTACGCCGTATGAGTGATTCTGAACACTTATTCCTCTTTGTTGCAACTGCTTCCCATCATCTGGAAGTAGGTTGCTGAAATCTGAGCTGGTAATACTGGCTTGCCAGGCTGTTCCTTTTCCATAGAATGAAGAATTTCCGCCACCCGCAATCAGTGTAGTCATGGTAGTAGCATGGGTGCTAATGGTTGAATTCTGCAACAAAGCAGGAATAATTCTGCCTCTAAAATCAATATCTGTCGTATCAAAAAGCCTTTCTTTCACTGATACTGTAATCCCTTTTCCATGGATCTGCGGAAATAAGCTATGAACACTGGTAATCGTATTTAAACTGAAGTCAGCCTTTTCTACCGAAAGTTCTTCTCTGGCTTTACGGTCAGATACGTCTATAAACATTACCCAGGGACAGGTAGCCAGCAACGCTATCTGGCTGGGTAACAATTGGGAAAATTCCAGTATATTTCTATGATGTACAAGTTGGGTGTATGATACGCCAGACAAAGATTCCGAAAGCCAGCTCTTAAATTGATCTTTATCTTTCACCAGTATGCGGAATTGCTGTTTTTCTGAACGATAAGCACGATCTATAAGCCCCGGCGCTATTTTATGATGAAAGGTTGAAGCATTTTCCTTTGTATGCTGCGCTTGTAGCCTAACAGGAATACAACTACAGCACAAGGCTAGTAGTATGTAATTAATTATCGATACAAGGACTTTATTCATGTACGTGCCTATCTGATTTCTACATAACGTTGCCAGCACTGCAGAGCTTATAAAAGCTCAATATAAGGCCGGAAGTTTTATTTTTTACCATCGGTAGCGAAGACTAAATTTTTTAAAAGAAAATCAGAAAGAATTGGTTACATTTACTTACTGTATACATTAAACAGATGCAGCTTTTCAACTAGTAATTTCTCCAAACTACAGCTTAGTTTTACTTTCTGTTTTTCAGAAAAAAATGTAAATTATCCAGATCAAGTCAAATCCATGTTTGTGAAAAACCTTTTACGCCTACTTATCTTAAGTTTGTGCTTTTCTACCGCATATGCACAGCAAAACAAAATCGACAGTCTGGAAAATATTTTGTCTAAAGCCGGCCCGGATACCACTCAGGTAATTGTACGTAATGATCTGGTAGCTCAGTACTGGAGCAGTAATCCTGAAAAAGTAAAGGAATATGCAGGAAAGGCATTAGCTCTGGCGCAGCAACTCAACTTCACCAATGGAATTGCACAAAGCCATATAAGTTTTGGTATTTATTACTGGTCGCAGGGCAAAAGCCAGGATGCTTTGACCCACTATGAGCAGGCACTTGCTTTGTTTCAACAAACTGGCAATAAAAAAGGCATTGCGAAAGCCTATTCGAATATTGGCCTGGTGAATAAAGACATGGCCAATTATCCGGTAGCGATAGAAAATTATACCAGATCGCTGAAAATGCTGGAGGAAGCAGGTGATAAAAAGGCATTGGCCAATACACTAAACAGTATGGGTGTATTATATAAAGATCAGCAACTCTATGACCAGGCACTTATGTATTATATGCAGGCGATAGATATGCTTCAAGGCCTCGATCCGAAAAGTTATGCCGGTGGCCTGAGTAATATTGGGAGTATTTACAAATTGAAAGGCGATTATACCAAAGCCATCGAGTATATAAATAAATCCCTGCAGTTATTCCTTGAAATGAATGACCCTAAGGGCAAGGCAATTTGTTCTAACAACCTGGGTGAGGTTTATGTAGGTTTAAAAGATTTTCAGCAGGCACAAACCTATTTTGAGCAGGCGTATGCGATCTCCAAGGAATTTGGCTTCAAAACCTCTGCTCTCTCTGCTCTCACTGGTTTAGGAACCATTAATATGGAAACAGGTAAATCGGCTAGAGCGGTTGAGCAATTTACCGAAGCGGCATCCATCGCTACAGCTCTCCGTTTGCGCCGGGATATGTTACTGGCTTACCAGGGACTAGCAAAAGCCTATGGAAGACTGGAGGACTATAAAAATGCATTTGCATACCAGAGTGAGTTTTTAGTGCTGAAAGATTCGTTGTTTAATGAGGAAAGCACCAAAAAAATTGCCCAGATTCAAGCAAGCTTTGAGACAGAAAAAAAACAAGCCCAGATTCAGCTTCTCGAAAAAGACAAGAAGTTTGAGCAACTGGTCCGGAATTCTATCGCTGCCGGATTGTTGGCAACCTTACTTATTGCTGGCTTGGTTGTAAGCCGACAGAGGCTGAAAATTAAGAACAACCATATGTTGATGGAGAAGAACAAGCAGGAATTTGAAGCCAGACAAGCCGAAACTACTGCTGAACTGGAAACTAGCCAGGAAAAGGAAAAAGAATTAAGGCAGGAACTGGATTTCAGAAACAAAGCCCTTACAACCCATACACTCAATATCATCCAGAAAAATGAGATTATGGAAGAACTCCGGGAATTAATTCAAGAAATTGTGCAGAATAACACCAATACCGGGAATATTAAATACAGCCGCTTAATCAAACTGATCGATTATAGTTTCAGCCTGGATAAAGACTGGGATGAGTTCCGCATGTATTTTGAACAGGTACATACCGAATTTTTCAAAAAACTTAAAGAAAAACACCCGGATTTAAGTCCAAGTGAGCTTCGTTTGTGTGCCCTGGTGAAATTAAATCTATCCATGAAAGAATCGGCTACCTTGCTTGGTATTTCGGTAGATTCCGTAAAAACAGCCCGTCACCGCTTGCGGAAAAAATTACAGCTCAACACCGAGCAAAGCCTGGAGGATTTTATTATGACTTTCGATCAGTCTAGCAAATCAATTGCCGCTAGTTTACAAGAGGCTTAATATTCAATCTATGAAGATTGATAGTTATTAGTAACATACTGCCAGTCAATAATACTTAGTATTAATAAGTCGTTAAGAAAAAGAAACTCGGTATGTACAACCAATGTTTTGTAATATTTCAAGCAACTGTCAGGTGAGTGTTTGAGCATATTCATAAGCATTAAAACCACTCATGCTTGATCATGCGCCATAAGTACTCAATCAGATTCAACTTTGAACAGCAATCAGGTAGTAATTGAAAATAAAAGTTTTGCTTTTATCAGTCTTGTATCTTTTGCTTGACGTTGGCACCTCTATGAACGGAGGCTCTATCCATGAACCTGTTATTTTTCTTTAAACTCTTTTAACAAAATCTTCTACATAGATCTAGATATATGCTGACTTGGCAATAGTAGCCTTCAAATTTGTTATCGGTTTGCATGAAGCCAGCCGCAGTTAAGCTGTTGTTGCAAATAAGCTCACTTGGCTACCTTTGGCTTGCCATCCTAAAGGCAGTATTAGGAATTTAAGTCAAAAATGTTCTCATTATAACAATATAAGTCTACTTCTGACTATACCCTTAGGTGCATGTTCCAAAATATAGATATATAAGCTAATCTATCCTTTTTCTGCTTGGGTAATCAGACTGGGAATTTGATTGGCAGAAACGTAATCTTTCAGAAATAATGCCCATTGCCGGTACATCTGCGGGTAATACATGGCTGTCCCAGGGATATAAGCGATGTTATTTTCTTTACAATACGCTGCCATATAACTTCCGGGCATCTGATGGTCAAATACGAGTTTACTGCCCTGTACAGCTTCCAGAAATCCTGTTGCCAGTTCCAGCGGCTGGTCAGTAATAGGAGTGGCATTCACAAACAGATCTTTCGGAGTTCCATCAAAAGGCGTTAGGTGGTATGCTGCATTCTTTTTAACAACTTCTTCCGGCCGCCTACCAGTAAGAAAAACTTCAATTCCCAGGGAAGTAAGCACATGATAGGCTACATTAAATACCCCGCCATAGCCGTAAATTAAAGCCGTGTTAATCTTCAGTTGCGATTGAGAAATTCCCTCCCTTATGGCTGTTTCAAACCCATGTGCATCGGTATTGTATCCGGTCAGAATATCTTTATCCCGGATTACTGTGTTTACAGAACCCACCAGCTGAGCGAAAGGGTCAAGGGAATCCAGATAGGGAATGATCTTCGCTTTAATGTCTTTGGAAATGGCTCCCCCAATGGCACCTAATCCTTTAATGGCTTGTGCAAAATGTTCAGGTTTGATCAATCCGTCTTCGGCATATGGAGTAATAGGAAGATAGGCAATGTCCAGTTGCAGGATATCCTGAAGTAAGCGCCGGTACCGTTCGATGGAAGAGGCTCTGCCGGAAGTGGAGATAATGTATTGAGTAGTTGCCGTGATTTTCATCTAAACTCTATTATATTATAAAAACAAAATGCCTGTCTGGAAAGTCATGCTGTCTGTGCAGATGCTTCCTCCTCCAGGGATGGAGAGGTCCTGCTTTCGCATCCGTCCCTCTATAAAACCCGCGCATGGTTGGTGCTGACCCAAAGTTTGTATTAGGTGACTCCTGCAAATGCTAGAAATGGAAAAAGGTAAGATATAAATTCGCTCCTACACATTTTGCCTGGCCAGGGTATCCGGAACTGCAACAGGCTGATTTTTAATAGCTATAGCTGTAATAAGGGCTGAAAATAGTAGAGAGGTTGCCATAAAAATATAAGAGGCCCCAAATCCACCGGTCGTACTATTTAAATAACCCACCAGATATGATCCGATAAAGGACCCAAGTGCGCCCATACTATTGATCAAAGCCATAGCGCCACCTGCTACATTGCGGGGTAAAAGTTCGGGAATAATAGCGAAAAAAGGCCCATAAGGGGCATACATGGCACTCCCTGCAACCACAAGCAGGATAAAGGACAGATAGAAACTGGTAGTACCCAGCAGGTACGATCCATAAAAGGCAACCGCACCCACCAGAAGAAAAGGCCAGACAAATGCTTTTCTGTTCAGGGTTTTATCTGAAAAATAAGAAGCCGTTAACATGGCTATGATCGCAAACAAATACGGGACAGAAGCTAACCAGCCGGTTTTAACGATGCTCATATCCGGCGCTGATTTAATGATAGAAGGAAGCCACATTACAAATCCATATACCCCTATGCTCCACAAGGCATACTGCAGGCTGAGTAAAATTACGGTTCTGGATTTGAAAGCCTGGGCATAATTTTTTACTGGCTTTATTCCTTTTTGCTCCTCCTGCAGGCTGTGTTCCAGTGCCTGCTTTTCTGGTTCTGTCAACCACCGGGATTCTTTTGGTTTATCTTCGACCAGCCTCCACCAGAAAAACGCCCATACCACTGCCGGTAATCCTTCCCAGATAAACATTCCTCTCCAGCCAACTGATTCTATCAAATACCCTGACAGAATTGACATCCAGAGCACAGTAGCCGGATTACCCAGTATTAAAAAGGTGTTGGCCCTGGAACGTTCTTTTTTGGTAAACCAGTTGCTGAGTAAAATAAGCATAGCCGGCATTACTGCACTTTCAACCACACCCAGCATAAACCGGATCACAATCAACACGTTTACATTACTTACCAGACCTGTAGCTGTAGCTAAAGCACCCCAGGAGATCAATGACCAGAAGATGAGCTTTTTGGCTGAGTACCTGGATGCATAATGGGCACCTGGAATCTGAAAGAAAAAGTAGCCCAGAAAGAAAAGGGAACTGAGCAGGGAAGAGGTAGCTGGCGTAATATTTAAATCCTGGGCCATGCCACTAGCTGCACCAAAGCCAAAATTTGCCCTGTCCAGGTAAGCCAGACTGTAGGTGATAAAAGCAATCGGTATGAGTCGGTACCAACGTTGTTGTGCTATATTTTTTTCCATTTCAAATCAACATAAAGTTTAGGTTATTATATGTAAAGTAACGGTGCTTGTTTTCAGAACGATACTTATGCATTGGCAAATTGCTTCTTTCTGGCCAGAACCAGGTAAAAGCCCAGTGCTGTCAGCGCAGATAAGATGCCTGTTGCCCACCATAGAAAAGTATATCCCAGATGGCTGATTGCCTTGGTACCTAAATAGGGTGCCAGAATAAAAGCGGTTGCATAAGCCAGGGAATAAAACCCCAGATACCTGCCTCTGTTGTGTGTACCTGCCCGGTTTACGGTATATGTCACCATAAAAGGCATAGCGAAAATCTCTGAAAATGTAAGCAATACCATAGATATAATCAGTATAAATGGGGAAGAAAATAGAGTAAGCAGCACAAAAGATACTCCACAGAGCAAGGTACCTAGTACAATTTGCCGCCACAAAAAGGGTTTATTTTCCAGCTGATGCACAATGATCATTTCAAACAGGAAAACCAGCAGGCCATTAAATCCTAATAACAATCCAATCTGTATTTCCGATAACTTATACACTTCCCGGTAGTATAAGGGAAGTGTAAAGAAAAACTGAAAGAAGGTAAGTGCATAACAGGTAACAAATAATAAGAACACCAAAAAGACGGTATCCTGATGAACGGATTGTTTTGGCAATGCCGATTCATTGTCTACTGAAACCTTTTTTTGCCTGGGAAGTTTACCAAAATAGAAAAAGAAGAAAATGCCGGCTGCCATACAAGTAAAACCATCAGCTACAAAAAGCCAGTAATAGGAAATAGAAGCCAGAATACCGCCTAAAGCAGGGCCAATGGAAAATCCCAGGTTGAGTGCCATCCGGTTTAAGGAAAAAGAACGGGTTACATTCTCTGGCCTGGCATATAAGGCCACAGAAGCAGCATTCGCAGGCCTGAGGCACTCCGAAACTACACTCAGTAAGAAGAAACCTCCCAGCAGCCAATAATAAGTAGAAACATGCGCCATCACCAGAAACAGACAGCCTCCCAGGCTCAGGCTCAACACCTGCACGACAAACGGGCTTAACCGGTCGGATAACCATCCGCCTAATATAGAGCCAGACATGGCTCCCATGCCAAAAGAAGTAAGAATGAGTCCGGCTTGTTCTACGGTAAAATGTAGAGAGTCGGTGAGATACACACTCAGAAAAGGCACCACCATGGAGCCGCTTCTGTTGATAAACATGACCAGGGCCAGCATCCAGGCCGGTGTAGACAAGCCTCCATAGGCATTGCGGTACAGATTGATCAGAAAAGTCATAGGCAGCGGATCAACAGAATCCCTGCAAAGGTATTAGCTTTCTGGTATGAGAAATAATTTCTGCTAATAAAACAAAGCGATAAATGATAAATAAAGGATGTTGTAATAAAGATGAATTTAGGTAATTCAGTAAGACTAATATATATGTCTGAAAATTCCTACCTGAGTTCTGTCTCTTCAGGGATATAAAAGGGAGTTGCACCTTTTTGAGTAGCAACAAATGCCCCGATTTTACAGGCTTTTTCCAGGGCTTCGGCTACCGGTTGGTGCCGGAGATAACTGCTTATGTAGGTTGCCAGAAAGGCATCTCCGCTTCCGATGGTGTCCTCTACATTTACTACAAATCCGCCATGTTCAGCATAGCCATCCCGGCTTAAAATAGCTGCACCGTTCTCGCCTCTGGTTACAATAAGTGTTTCCCAGTTAAACAGGGTTTTAAGGTATTCCATGGCTTGTTTTTCCGGCAGCTGTTTGCCATGCCATTTTACAATTTCTGCCAGTTCGAGGTGGTTCATCTTTACAATGTTGGCCTGTTGCAGGAATAACTGGGTGCGTTCGGGCGTATAATGAGGTGGCCGCAGGTTTACATCGAACACCTTAAAAGGAGCTACTGCCAGATATTTTAATAAAGTTTCCTGGGAAACAGCATGTCTGGCTGCCAGACTACCAAATACAAATACATCGCTCTGCTTCACCAAAGCCGCAACTTCTTCCTGATAAGTTATAAAATCCCAGGCAACTGGCGCTACAATATCATAGGTTACATGCGTTCTGTCAGATACATTGGCCTGTACAATGCCAGTCTGGTACTTGGAATCTGTTTGTATCCACTGGGTGGAAATACCTTTTTCCTGCAAAAACGTTAACAATTGTTTGCCAGGTTCATCATTGCCAACCCGGCTGATAACAACTGGCAAAAGTCCGTTATATGTCAGGTGAATACCTACATTCATAGGGGCTCCTCCTGGCATTGCTCCATCTGGCAGCATGTCAAAAAGGGTTTCTCCAAAACAGATGATTTGTTTGCTCATATTCTAGGAGGTTAGAAGTTGGAAGATTGAAATTGGAGAGTAGAAACTAGCGTAGAAATTATAAACAGAAACTAGCCTCATTCTATTTTCCAGCTGCTGACTCCCATCTTCAATTTTTCAATGCACCACTACATTTTTACCTATTTCTTCCAGAGAAGTGCCTTTGGTTTCGGGCATAATGCGCCACACAAATAACAGTTGCAAAACCATCATCAGGCAGAAAAACAGAAAGGTATTGCCTCCACCCAGCGTTTCAGCCAGGTAGGGAAATGTAAAGGCAATCACAGTAGCCATAAACCAATGGGTAAAACTGCCAAGTGCCTGCCCGGAAGCCCGTACTTCATTAGGGAATATTTCAGAAATAAATACCCAGATGACAGCGCCCTGAGAGAAAGCAAAAAAGGCAATGTAGAGAAACAGATATACCGGAACAGCAATGCCTCCCAGATCGTTGGCATAAAAAGCTCTGGCGACCAGACCCAGTGTGATGATTAAACCTACTGATCCTACAAACATAAGGGTGCGGCGGCCATACTTATCAATCAGATTCATGCCAATTAACGTGAAAATAAAGTTTACCAGACCAATTCCAGCCGAAGAAAGCAAGGCAGAACTTTTCTCTAAATCTGCCATTTCAAAGATCCGGGGCGCATAATAAATAATGGCATTGATACCAGATACCTGATTAA from Rhodocytophaga rosea carries:
- a CDS encoding S8 family serine peptidase, with translation MNKVLVSIINYILLALCCSCIPVRLQAQHTKENASTFHHKIAPGLIDRAYRSEKQQFRILVKDKDQFKSWLSESLSGVSYTQLVHHRNILEFSQLLPSQIALLATCPWVMFIDVSDRKAREELSVEKADFSLNTITSVHSLFPQIHGKGITVSVKERLFDTTDIDFRGRIIPALLQNSTISTHATTMTTLIAGGGNSSFYGKGTAWQASITSSDFSNLLPDDGKQLQQRGISVQNHSYGVTIENYYGLEAYAYDQQTRQFPQILHVFSSGNEGTGTSTIGNYATIPGVANLTGQFKMSKNTLSVGGTDPSGQLEELSSRGPAYDGRIKPELVAYGDGGTSEAAAMVSGISALVQQSYLEKNGTLPPAALVKAILLNSANEAGRPGIDFETGFGQADALGAIRTVKEERFKQGAITNGDKQQFTIQVPAGIHELKITLTWHDIEAQPNAAKALVNDLEVQVFHQPSGKSWLPWVLNHFPHPDSLLQPAKRGADHLNTIEQISIVDPEAGEYTVQVEGYNITSGLQEFSLAYEWNPDFEWLYPVTHEKIQAGKTMFIRWQWKDLPVEATLSFRSTSSNEWQTISQVDLSQSFYEWMPPDSLIQGQFRLTFDTQEILSDTFTVEQIPDLAVGYNCENEVLLQWPAVKGATHYQLYQLGEKYLEPFMLVNDTLVLLTKAQTENPYFVIVPWKDTFPIGRSYIVDIRIQGPGCYIRSLLAKELVTENVLLDLALSSVYRLQTLFVERWENGAFKTIQTISPVTNLNYELADPAPGLGRNVYRIRVENVNNQTYYSQEVAVYYIRSREVLIFPNPVTHGQPLNIAVSENDAIQVTFFDLSGKRMLTISEIGEIKEISTNQLPRGTYIVHILTPSGEVLKTRVVVL
- a CDS encoding tetratricopeptide repeat protein; protein product: MKNLLRLLILSLCFSTAYAQQNKIDSLENILSKAGPDTTQVIVRNDLVAQYWSSNPEKVKEYAGKALALAQQLNFTNGIAQSHISFGIYYWSQGKSQDALTHYEQALALFQQTGNKKGIAKAYSNIGLVNKDMANYPVAIENYTRSLKMLEEAGDKKALANTLNSMGVLYKDQQLYDQALMYYMQAIDMLQGLDPKSYAGGLSNIGSIYKLKGDYTKAIEYINKSLQLFLEMNDPKGKAICSNNLGEVYVGLKDFQQAQTYFEQAYAISKEFGFKTSALSALTGLGTINMETGKSARAVEQFTEAASIATALRLRRDMLLAYQGLAKAYGRLEDYKNAFAYQSEFLVLKDSLFNEESTKKIAQIQASFETEKKQAQIQLLEKDKKFEQLVRNSIAAGLLATLLIAGLVVSRQRLKIKNNHMLMEKNKQEFEARQAETTAELETSQEKEKELRQELDFRNKALTTHTLNIIQKNEIMEELRELIQEIVQNNTNTGNIKYSRLIKLIDYSFSLDKDWDEFRMYFEQVHTEFFKKLKEKHPDLSPSELRLCALVKLNLSMKESATLLGISVDSVKTARHRLRKKLQLNTEQSLEDFIMTFDQSSKSIAASLQEA
- a CDS encoding shikimate dehydrogenase, whose protein sequence is MKITATTQYIISTSGRASSIERYRRLLQDILQLDIAYLPITPYAEDGLIKPEHFAQAIKGLGAIGGAISKDIKAKIIPYLDSLDPFAQLVGSVNTVIRDKDILTGYNTDAHGFETAIREGISQSQLKINTALIYGYGGVFNVAYHVLTSLGIEVFLTGRRPEEVVKKNAAYHLTPFDGTPKDLFVNATPITDQPLELATGFLEAVQGSKLVFDHQMPGSYMAAYCKENNIAYIPGTAMYYPQMYRQWALFLKDYVSANQIPSLITQAEKG
- a CDS encoding MFS transporter, giving the protein MEKNIAQQRWYRLIPIAFITYSLAYLDRANFGFGAASGMAQDLNITPATSSLLSSLFFLGYFFFQIPGAHYASRYSAKKLIFWSLISWGALATATGLVSNVNVLIVIRFMLGVVESAVMPAMLILLSNWFTKKERSRANTFLILGNPATVLWMSILSGYLIESVGWRGMFIWEGLPAVVWAFFWWRLVEDKPKESRWLTEPEKQALEHSLQEEQKGIKPVKNYAQAFKSRTVILLSLQYALWSIGVYGFVMWLPSIIKSAPDMSIVKTGWLASVPYLFAIIAMLTASYFSDKTLNRKAFVWPFLLVGAVAFYGSYLLGTTSFYLSFILLVVAGSAMYAPYGPFFAIIPELLPRNVAGGAMALINSMGALGSFIGSYLVGYLNSTTGGFGASYIFMATSLLFSALITAIAIKNQPVAVPDTLARQNV
- a CDS encoding MFS transporter — protein: MTFLINLYRNAYGGLSTPAWMLALVMFINRSGSMVVPFLSVYLTDSLHFTVEQAGLILTSFGMGAMSGSILGGWLSDRLSPFVVQVLSLSLGGCLFLVMAHVSTYYWLLGGFFLLSVVSECLRPANAASVALYARPENVTRSFSLNRMALNLGFSIGPALGGILASISYYWLFVADGFTCMAAGIFFFFYFGKLPRQKKVSVDNESALPKQSVHQDTVFLVFLLFVTCYALTFFQFFFTLPLYYREVYKLSEIQIGLLLGFNGLLVFLFEMIIVHQLENKPFLWRQIVLGTLLCGVSFVLLTLFSSPFILIISMVLLTFSEIFAMPFMVTYTVNRAGTHNRGRYLGFYSLAYATAFILAPYLGTKAISHLGYTFLWWATGILSALTALGFYLVLARKKQFANA
- a CDS encoding carbohydrate kinase family protein; amino-acid sequence: MSKQIICFGETLFDMLPDGAMPGGAPMNVGIHLTYNGLLPVVISRVGNDEPGKQLLTFLQEKGISTQWIQTDSKYQTGIVQANVSDRTHVTYDIVAPVAWDFITYQEEVAALVKQSDVFVFGSLAARHAVSQETLLKYLAVAPFKVFDVNLRPPHYTPERTQLFLQQANIVKMNHLELAEIVKWHGKQLPEKQAMEYLKTLFNWETLIVTRGENGAAILSRDGYAEHGGFVVNVEDTIGSGDAFLATYISSYLRHQPVAEALEKACKIGAFVATQKGATPFYIPEETELR